From a single Rosa rugosa chromosome 7, drRosRugo1.1, whole genome shotgun sequence genomic region:
- the LOC133721826 gene encoding transcription elongation factor SPT6 homolog: MGKAVISDDEDEVELDEEDREPLDGDTVDQDGGGGGGDEDEDEEDEGPDEYEKDDFIVDDVDEEDDQEEEERADSDEERQKKKKRKKKEEYVLDEDDYELLEDNNVIAPRRKGKFKRLKKAQRHAQGDLGGLSDEEEFPGTGKGGRTAEEKLKFSLFGGDDEGPPLEDIAEEEEPAEAEDDGEDEMADFIVDEEFDEAGVPVRQKKLKKKKSRQAPGVSSSALQEAHDIFGDVDELLQLRKQGLDSSEWKERRLEDEFEPIVLSEKYMTEKDDQIREIDVPERIQVYEESTGFPPLDEKSIDDESTWIFNQLASGTVPFFGKTGLGNSISRDDIIGFLNLHHVQKLDVPFIAMYRKEECLSILKDPEHMDMDDQNEKASTLKWHKVLWSIQDLHRKWLLLQKRKSALQSYYEKRFDEESRRIYDETRLTLNQQLFESIMKSLKAAESEREVDDVDTKFNLHFPAGEIGVDEGQYKRPKRKSLYSICSKAGLWEVASKFGYTSEQFGLQLSLEKMRMDELEDAKETPEELASNFTCAMFETPQEVLKGARHMAAVEISCEPCVRKYVRSNYLDMVELSTSPTPDGNTAIEAFHQFAGVKWLQRKPLNRFGDAQWLLIQKAEEEKLLQVTIKLPEDRLNKLMSDFNEYYLSDGVSKSAQLWNEQRKLILQDALFNFLLPSMEKEARSLLTSRAKNWLLMEYGKVLWNKVSVGPYQRKENDISSDDEAAPRVMACCWGPGKPATTFVMLDSSGEVLDVLYTGSLTLRSQNVNDQQRKKNDQERVLKFMTDHQPHVAVLGAVNLSCVRLKEDIYEIIFKMVEENPRDVGQDMDGLSIVYGDESLARLYENSRISSDQLPAQSGIVKRAVALGRYLQNPLAMVATLCGPGREILSWKLNPLENFLTPDEKYAMIEQVMVDVTNQVGLDINLAISHEWLFAPLQFISGLGPRKAAFLQRSLVRSGAIFTRKDFLTAHGLSKKVFVNAVGFLRVRRSGLAASSSQFIDLLDDTRIHPESYILAQELAKDVFEVDGGNDDEDAMEMAIEHVRDRPAYLKNLDVEAYAKSKERENKIQTFCDIRRELIQGFQDWRKKYEELSQDEEFYMISGETEDTLAEGRIVLATVRRVQAQRAICALESGLTGMLMKEDYSDDSRDISDLSERLNEGDILSCKIKSIQKNRYQVFLVCRESEMRNNRNQNIQHLDNYYHEDRRSLQTEQEKARKEKELAKKHFKPRMIVHPRFQNITADEAMKFLSDKDPGESIIRPSSRGPSYLTLTLKVYDGVYAHKDVVEGGKEHKDITSLLRIGKTLKIGEDTFEDLDEVMDRYVDPLVSHLKAMLNYRKFRRGTKAEVDELLKIEKLEFPMRIVYCFGISHEHPGTFILTYIRSTNPHHEYVGLYPKGFKFRKRMFESIDRLVAHFQKYIDEPQHESGPSIRSVAAMVPMRSPATGGSSGASAGWGGSNNEGGWRGQSFDRDRSSTPSSRTGRNDYRNGGGRDGHPSGLPRPYGGRGRGRGTYNDSRGNNERHDSGFDGPTWGSDTKDGNDGLGNFPGAKVQNSPGREAFPGGWGTGGSGSGSGGGSSWAGGGGSGWGQESGGGSGGWGGAAANDAAADNEPSGWGSDSKKKGSGDGTSGWGSQSGGGGGGW, from the exons ATGGGCAAAGCTGTCATCTCCGACGACGAGG ATGAGGTCGAGCTCGACGAGGAGGATAGGGAACCCCTCGACGGGGACACAGTCGACCaggacggcggcggcggcggcggcgacgaagatgaggacgaagaagacG AAGGGCCAGATGAATATGAGAAGGATGATTTTATCGTAGATGAtgttgatgaagaagatgatcaggaggaagaagagagggcCGACAGTGATGAGGagaggcagaagaagaagaaaagaaagaaaaa agaGGAGTATGTTCTTGATGAAGATGACTACGAGCTCCTGGAGGACAATAATGTGATTGCCCCGCGCAGAAAG GGGAAATTTAAGCGGCTGAAAAAAGCTCAGAGGCATGCTCAGGGGGACCTTGGTGGATTATCTGATGAGGAGGAGTTTCCTGGTACTGGTAAAGGGGGAAGAACTGCAGAGGAGAAGCTTAAGTTCTCATTATTTGGTGGTGATGATGAAG GCCCTCCACTTGAGGACATTGCTGAAGAGGAGGAACCAGCAGAAGCGGAAGATGACGGAGAAGATGAAATGGCAGACTTTATAGTCGACGAAGAATTTGATGAGGCTGGTGTTCCTGTCAG ACAGAAGAAGcttaagaaaaagaaatccaGGCAGGCACCAGGAGTATCTTCATCTGCTCTGCAGGAAGCCCATGACATATTCGGTGATGTTGATGAATTACTGCAGCTGCGTAAGCAAGGTTTGGATTCTAGTGAATGGAAGGAAAGGAGGCTTGAAGATGAATTTGAACCAATTGTTCTTTCGGAAAAGTATATGACAGAGAAGGATGACCAGATTCGGGAGATTGATGTCCCAGAAAGAATTCAG GTATATGAGGAAAGCACTGGTTTTCCTCCACTTGATGAAAAGAGCATAGATGATGAGAGTACCTGGATATTCAATCAACTTGCAAGTGGTACAGTTCCTTTTTTTGGCAAGACAGGCCTGGGGAATTCCATAAGCAGGGACGACATCATTGGATTCTTGAACTTGCACCATGTGCAGAAATTGGAT GTTCCTTTTATTGCAATGTATCGGAAAGAGGAGTGCCTTAGTATATTGAAAGATCCTGAACACATGGACATGGATGATCAAAATGAGAAAGCATCCACACTAAAGTGGCACAAG GTACTTTGGTCCATTCAGGACTTGCATAGAAAATGGTTGCTGCTTCAGAAGAGGAAAAGTGCTCTGCAATCTTATTACGAAAAGCGGTTTGATGAAGAATCTCGACGCATATATGATGAGACCAGACTAACTTTAAATCAGCAACTTTTTGAATCAATTATGAAGTCACTAAAGGCTGCAGAATCAGAGAGAGAAGTTGATGATGTGGACACCAAGTTTAACTTGCATTTCCCTGCTGGTGAGATAGGTGTGGATGAGGGCCAATATAAGAGGCCTAAGAGGAAGTCCCTTTATAGTATCTGCAGTAAGGCTGGCTTGTGGGAGGTTGCCAGCAAGTTTGGTTACACCTCTGAACAGTTTGGTTTGCAATTGTCACTAGAGAAAATG AGAATGGATGAGCTGGAGGATGCGAAAGAGACGCCAGAGGAATTGGCTTCAAACTTCACATGTGCAATGTTTGAGACACCTCAGGAAGTGCTCAAAGGAGCCAGGCATATG GCTGCTGTTGAGATAAGCTGTGAGCCATGTGTCAGGAAGTATGTTAGGAGCAACTACTTGGATATGGTTGAGTTGTCCACCAGCCCAACACCAGACGGAAATACTGCAATTGAAGCTTTTCATCAGTTTGCAGGGGTGAAGTGGTTGCAAAGAAAGCCATTAAATAGATTTGGGGATGCACAATGGCTGCTTATCCAGAAGGCTGAAGAGGAGAAGCTTCTTCAAGTTACTATTAAGCTACCGGAAGACAGACTAAACAAGTTGATGAGCGACTTTAATGAGTACTATCTTAGTGATGGTGTTAGTAAATCTGCACAACTGTGGAATGAGCAGCGGAAGTTGATATTGCAGGATgctcttttcaattttcttctaCCTTCAATGGAGAAAGAAGCAAGATCCTTGTTGACTAGTAGGGCAAAAAACTGGTTATTGATGGAATACGGAAAGGTTTTGTGGAATAAAGTCTCTGTGGGACCATATCAACGGAAAGAGAATGACATTAGTTCAGACGATGAAGCTGCACCCAGGGTCATGGCTTGCTGTTGGGGCCCTGGGAAGCCAGCAACCACTTTTGTTATGTTAGATTCATCGGGGGAGGTGCTAGATGTGCTTTACACGGGATCTCTCACCTTACGCTCCCAGAACGTTAACGATCAGCAACGTAAGAAAAATGACCAAGAACGTGTTTTGAAGTTCATGACTGATCACCAACCACATGTGGCTGTTCTAGGAGCTGTTAATTTGTCTTGTGTTCGCCTGAAAGAAGATATTTACGAG ATAATCTTTAAGATGGTGGAGGAGAATCCTAGAGATGTTGGACAGGATATGGATGGGCTAAGCATTGTCTATGGAGATGAATCTTTGGCTCGCCTGTATGAAAACTCTCGCATTTCATCTGATCAGCTACCTGCACAATCAG GCATTGTGAAGCGTGCTGTTGCTCTGGGGCGTTACCTTCAAAATCCATTGGCAATGGTCGCCACTCTTTGTGGGCCAGGAAGAGAAATCTTATCTTGGAAACTCAATCCTTTGGAGAACTTTCTCACCCCAGATGAGAAGTATGCAATGATTGAACAAGTCATGGTAGATGTTACAAACCAAGTAGGCCTCGACATAAATTTGGCTATAAGCCACGAATGGTTATTTGCACCTTTGCAATTCATTTCTGGGCTCGGACCTAGAAAAGCAGCATTTTTGCAGCGATCGTTGGTAAGATCTGGTGCAATATTTACTCGGAAGGACTTTTTGACAGCACATGGGTTAAGTAAAAAGGTGTTTGTTAATGCAGTTGGTTTCTTGCGTGTTCGGCGCAGTGGGCTGGCTGCTAGCAGCAGCCAATTTATTGATCTGTTGGATGATACAAGAATTCATCCAGAATCCTATATTCTTGCCCAAGAATTGGCCAAAGATGTTTTTGAAGTTGATGGTGGCAATGATGATGAGGATGCTATGGAGATGGCTATAGAACATGTTAGGGATCGGCCTGCTTATCTAAAAAATCTTGATGTTGAAGCGTATGCTAAAAGCAAAGAGCGTGAGAATAAGATACAAACATTTTGTGACATCAGGAGAGAATTAATACAGGGTTTTCAGGATTGGCGTAAGAAATATGAAGAACTAAGTCAAGATGAAGAATTCTATATGATTTCAGGTGAAACTGAAGATACCCTTGCTGAAGGAAGAATTGTGCTGGCCACAGTTCGCAGGGTACAAGCTCAAAGGGCAATATGTGCACTTGAATCTGGACTGACTGGTATGCTTATGAAAGAAGACTATTCAGATGATTCAAGGGATATTTCTGACTTATCTGAGAGACTGAATGAGGGTGACATTCTCTCGTGCAAGATCAAATCTATTCAAAAGAATAGGTATCAGGTGTTCCTAGTTTGTAGAGAGAGTGAAATGAGAAATAATCGAAATCAAAATATTCAGCATCTCGATAACTATTACCATGAAGACAGGAGAAGTCTACAGACAGAGCAAGAAAAAGCTCGTAAGGAGAAAGAGCTTGCGAAAAAACATTTCAAGCCAAGGATGATTGTTCATCCTCGCTTCCAGAATATTACGGCTGATGAAGCAATGAAG TTCTTATCTGATAAAGATCCTGGGGAAAGTATTATTCGTCCTAGTTCCCGTGGGCCTTCGTATTTGACCTTAACTCTGAAAGTTTACGATGGAGTTTATGCTCACAAAGACGTAGTTGAAGGTGGAAAGGAACACAAGGATATCACTAGCTTACTCCGTATCGGAAAGACTCTGAAAATTGGAGAGGACACTTTTGAAGATTTAGATGAG GTAATGGATCGTTATGTTGATCCCCTGGTGTCTCACTTGAAGGCAATGCTAAATTATCGCAAATTCCGACGGGGCACAAAAGCAGAGGTTGATGAACTGTTGAAGATTGAAAAATTGGAGTTTCCTATGAGGATTGTTTATTGTTTCGGGATATCACATGAACATCCAGGGACTTTCATACTGACCTATATACGGAGTACAAATCCACACCATGAGTATGTTGGGCTGTATCCTAAGGGGTTCAAGTTCAGAAAAAGGATGTTTGAGAGCATTGATCGGCTTGTAGCACATTTTCAGAAGTATATTGATGAGCCTCAACATGAGTCCGGACCATCAATTAGATCAGTTGCTGCTATGGTGCCCATGCGAAGCCCTGCAACTGGGGGTTCTTCGGGTGCATCCGCAGGATGGGGTGGTTCAAACAATGAGGGTGGTTGGAGAGGCCAGTCGTTTGACAGGGATAGGTCTTCTACACCGAGTTCGCGAACAG GCAGAAATGATTACAGAAATGGTGGTGGTCGAGATGGACATCCAAGTGGCCTACCTAGACCATATGGAGGGCGCGGTCGTGGTCGAGGAACATATAACGAT